The sequence below is a genomic window from Flavobacterium sediminilitoris.
TTGCAAAAGTATTGTCGGGCCTGAACCAATCATAATCATTTGTTCCGCCACCAATGAGTGTCGAGGGATTATATTCAAACACATTCCCGGCATTATCGGTTCCTAAAATTCTAAATGGGTTAGTCGCATCGGTCAAATTTTCAAATCGAACTGTTCCATTAATATGAAATAATGAGGTAGGAGTAGCAGTACCGATTCCGACATTGGTACCGTTATCAAATATCTGTGAACAAGTCAAATCTGTCGCGCTTTTTTTGAGCAAAAAATTTGTATTAGCGCAGCTATTGGTTAAACCACCGCCGAATGAAGTCGATAATTGTCTGCTTACATTTCCATTGGCATCCGTTGTTAAGACATAAGTATTTGAAGTTGTTGTGGCTATGTTTTCAAGTCGAACCGTTCCATTAGTATGAAATAATGAGGTAGGAGTAGTGGTCCCTATTCCAAGATAACCATTTGCAAGCATTCTCATCAGTTGAGTATTTCCATTTTCCCATGCAAACAATGGCCTGTTAATTACATTTGTGGCAGTTGTACCCCAAGGAAAATTTCCACTCGGACCTGCTGTTAAATTTAAATTATTTCTTATTTCAGCTCTATAAATCATCATTGGAGAATTGCCATTATCCTGCGCTGAATTAGTAGTAATAAAATGACGGAAAACGTACCTATTATCCGCTTGATGATGTGCCCATAATGATGGAATGAATTGACCATCAATATTTGTTGAGTTGGTGATTTCAAGTAGTTCATTGTTAGCATCAGTAACACTAAAATTTGTTATTCTTTCAGCATTACCAGGACTACTTGTACCTACATTTTGAAATTGACTTTGACTAAATACAAATAGGTTCGTCAATATTGTTAATAATGATAAGATTCTTGTTTTCATTTTTTATATTCTACGGTTTTAAGGTTTCCTGTAACGGTTTCGGTTATTAGTAATTGTTTGGTTTAGTACTTAATTAACTCTGCAAGTATACACCAAACTGAAAATCCGCGAGGATTTTCAGAAGTAGGTGAAGATAAGTAATTACTTATAGTCATTGTTGGCAGTTCGTTTTTTTAATTTGTATAACATCTTATTAGTTTGTCGTTTGATTTCATCCATTCGAAATACTTTTCAGGAAATGGATTGATTTTCAAAATCGAATCATAATGTGTTTCCATAAAATCTTTTTCATATTCAAAGTCGTAGAAGTTATTCAGCGATTTATGTTTCTTAATTAATTCAGTTTTATGGGTCAAGTATAATTCAAGCATAAAGTCAAACCGTATCATTTCATCAAGTATGTTATTTTTCCCGATATATACTTCAGGAAAGTCGTAACCTTGATTTACAATGGAAATATAAATTTCAGATTCATTTTTAAAGGTTTCAAATCCTATTTTCTGATTAAAAACTGTGAATCTGTTTTTCAACAAGTAAATACTTGCATTTTTTTTTAATTGAATAAATAAAGGGTGGATATTCGCTTCCCATCGATTTTCATTAATATTAAGTTCTACTTTGGGTTTACTTTTAAAAAGGTCAGAAATGAATTTTCTAATTTTCAATGTGTTTTCTCAGTTTTCTTAAATGACTGCCAATGTTTTGCAGCTACACTTCAGTGGCGTTAACTGATAAGCGAGCCATTACAAATATAGACAAACTTTGGAAATCCGAAGGATTTTCCAAGTAAAAACAGCCCAAACCATTGAGTGTAACTGCTGTTATGGTGCGTAAACTTATGAAAGAAAGACAAATAACGTTACTCAAAGTATTTTCACGACGAAGTATATTCTTTTCAGATTTAATTTTCCGTAATATTTTCTTTCTGGAATAGAGTAGAAGCAAACATTTACGTTTAGCTTTTCAAAATCATTAAACTTTCCAAACGCTGGTGCTTTCGTTAGCCGAAAAATTCGCGAATGAGACTAACAATTCGGCGATAGAAATTCCGCAAAGTATTTTCAAAACGTTATTTTTCTTTTCTTACTTTTCTAAGTTTAGAATTTCATTAATTTTTTTTCGGAAAGCTGATACGTGTCTGCGGAGTATATGCACTATAACGTTCCGATGCTCGTTATTTTTTAAACTTAGGTTGGAACGTTTTGGTTTTTAATCCAGCGATGTGAAGACAGGAGATAAGGAGCGTTATCAAAAAACAGATGCTTTAGATTCCAAGAATTTGTCTAATCAACTAAAAGCAGGAGTTTTAAAAGGAATTTATATTCCAACGGAAGCGCAGGAACAATTTATGAGCTTAGCTCGACACGGCACTCAGATAACCAAAAAGCTTCGTCAAACATAATCACATATAAAGAGTATGTTGCTTTTTCATGGTATAAAAGTTCCAGATCAGTTTGATAATTTGAATTGGAGTAATGATTTTATTAGTTGGTTAGAGCAATTAAAGTTTAGCACGAGTTGTGGTAATTTGGCTTTACAAGGTAAAATAAGACTTTATAAATTTATCAAATCAGAATATTTAGAAATTGCAAATCAGATGCGATTGCATTGTAGAAAAAATAACAAAAAAGATTATTATCTTCTAAAATCCATCCCAGAATTGGCGGTTATTTAGCCAGTGTAATTATAGCCGAATGTGGCGATTTACGGAGATTTAATACCGAAGCGCAATTTAGCTCTTATATTGGATTAGTTCCTGGAGTTTATAATAGTGGAGATAGTGAAAAATGTTTGGGAATCACACCAAGAAGTCGCTCACAATTTAAAAGTTACTTGATAGAAGCTGTTTGGGTTGCCATTAGAAAAAACATTGAAATACAAAAATATTATAGAAAACACCAAGATAAAAACGTAAAAAGCATCATTTTTAAAGTAGCTCATAAAATGGCACGAAGAATATTATCTGTCATCAAAACCGAAACACTTTATCAAATAAATCATAATTTAGGTAGTAGAACAATAAAAAATAAACAAAGTATAACTATCTTAATAAGCTCAATCATACAAGAGAAATAGACTACAAAACAGCCGTGGTGGCTCGCCTTGTCGAGGCCACATCGCCAAGCAGGTAGCTATTTTATTTATTCTTACAATCATACCGATACTGGTGACTGCGATTAAAAGCAGATCACGTATAGGAGCTGGCTGGAGCTTTAAGAATTTAAAACAAAGAAATATGAAGTAAAAGAGGAAAATCTTTCTTAGCATCATTGATAAAGTTAGTTGCCAACTTTACCAACAGGCCGTATTATGGACTATTTAACTCGAGAAAAAATTAAATACAACCTTATTCAAAGTTGTTAATAACTTAATGGTGCTTTACATAGGAACGGTTGTTAGCAGTAGTTTTTAAAACTTTCTTGAATAACTTCGTCTTAAAAAATCTCGGGTCAATTTACTTTTCAAAATAAATAAGTTAACTTCAATTATTTTTAAATATGAACTGTCAGTCAATTTTGAATATTCATTTATATCTATTTCATTTAGATATAATTTATGTTCAGAATTTAATTCGTTGTAAAATATTACAGTTTTATTTCGGGAATCTGTATTTATTGTCCTGATTTCTTTTTCAATTCTTTCATTAATTTTTCTCAAACTATCATTTAGCCCATCAATTACAATATCCTCTTGAGCTCTTGCTTTTAATAAAGAATTATCATATTCTGTCATCTCTATTGTATAATTTTTAAGCTCATCTAATTTTTCATAAAAAATCTGTTTTTCATTATTCTTACATGATGAAAATAGAGAAATGAAAACGGATAATAATATTATTGAAGTAAAGTTTTTCATAAAATTACATACAACGTTAGACCGCTTGTGGCAGTTGCATAAATTTAAGGTAAAAGATTACAAGTACAAAACTCTTCGTAGAATTTTCGGAGACTTGAGCACTTTGTGCGAACTGGCGTAGCAAATTCCGAATACAAACTAAACCTAGCAATTGCTACAAATGGCTGTTGTGCGTTCGGCTTTATTTACTTTTATCATCGAGGTTTTCTAAAAATTTGATTGGATTATTCAAAAAACTATGAGCGTCTGAATTCTTAATACTAGCTTTGATTTCTTCAAAATCAGCGTTCATTAATTTGCCTTTTCTATCCATAAACATCCAATTGTTTTCTTTACTCAATTCAATCATATTTTTCAAGAAAGTAAATCCATCTTCGCGTAAATCCGCTCTAAAGGAAAATTCAGTTATTGAGAAAGTCTTTTCATTTAGACCCATGAAAGCATCATTATCTAATACTTTAGATTTAGTTTTCCAATTAAAATTTGTTTTGTCGTTACCCCAATCAGCTCTTTTTATAAACGAGTCAATTTTTGGTGTTATTTCATCAGCTTTTTGGTCAATTTCTTTCCAATATAGTTCTGCATCAGATTCAAAATATCCAGTTTCTGTGTTAATTCTTATTTCGTTGGGAATCAAATTATGTTTTTTTAAAATTCCTTCTTTAGAAACAATCGCTAAATAATATTGATAAATTGCCATTTATTTTCGTTTTTTATAAGCTTACGTACAACGTTCCGGTGCTTGGCGAGGTTGCGAGCTTCGGAACTGATTATTTTCTGTTAAAGATAAAATTTCTTGCGAAATGTAAACGTGTATTTACTACAAAATTAGCAATCTTCCCAAACGCTTGTTAGCAGAAGTACTATTTTTTAATGATTATAAAAACAGAAAGTGTAGCCATTATTTCAAACGAAAAGACTGCATTTTACCGTATGTGAAAGACCGCCAGAACCATTCCATAGGTCCGTATTTGAAACGTCTTAACCACCATCGACTATACAAAAGTTGAAATCCGTAAATCATAAGTGTCATTAGCAAAAGCAGACCTGCATTTACTTTGCCTTCCAAATCAAAAATGCGGAAAAAGCCTACGCAAATTATTGTTTGTACAATGTAATTGGTTAAAGCCATGCGACCAACATAGCCCATAGGATTTAAGTATTTTGCCATGTTTTCACGCAAAGAAAGTAAAGACAAGGCACTCACATATACCGCCGCCAAAGCCATATCACTTAATCCCTTCAGGTGCGTTTCTATTCCGCCAGGTTTTGTAGTAAAAACCGAAACAATTACTCTTAATCCCACCGAAATAATTAATCCGAAGATGATAATTTTTGGAAGTAGGTCTTTGTATTGTCGCAATTTTTCAAAGACTTTGATTTGTCCCGCAATTCTTCCCAAGAAAAACATTCCCATTACGAAAGGTCCCATATGTGTTAACCCAAACAAGATGCTTTTTAGAATGCTATCAGACGGAGCACCGGAACCTTCACCAAAAACAGCAGGAAAGGCTGTAACTAAGCCCGATAAGACAAAGCATAATGCTGCCAAGACGAGTAGCCATTGATTGGACAATTTCCGAAATGCCAGCAAAACGAAGCCTAACAAAGCATAAATTCGCAATACATCGCCCCACCAAAAGAATGAATGTAAAATACCAAAGCCTAAGAGTATCAACAATCTGCGTGGATAAAAGGACAGAATATTACTTCCTTTGGCTTCGGCTCTTGATAATTGTACCGAAAATCCTAAACCAAATAAGAAGGAGAAGATGATATAGAATTTACCTTCCGTAAAATATTCGTTAAACCATAAAGCCAATTGGTCGTACCATTTTGGAGACTCCGAGTTTATAATCATTTGCGAAAAATCGTGATTGGGCAATGAAAACGCCATAATATTCACCGCCAAAATTCCAAATACAGCAAATCCACGCAGGATATCCAAAATGTAAATTCGCTCACTGGGTTGTACAATTTGTTGATTATCTTTTGTCATTAGAACTTATTTTAATGGTTAATCATTACTTTTTCAAAACGGAAAGAATAATCCAATCCATCGCTACTTGTATGTGGCATATGAGGATCTTGGTTGCGTGGGTTGAAAAACTCTACAATCTTAAAACCGCATTTATTCACATAAAAATGAATGTTCCGCTTCTCAAAATAAGGTGTGTGTGTTTCCCAAACCTTGGTTTCGGGATACATCTTTTCCACCATCGCCCACGCCTTAGTGCCCACACCTTTGCTGTGGACATCGGGGTTGATGAAAAATAAGTCTAAAGAGTTGTGATGAGTTATTTTATGTATGGAAAGTATGATTCCGCCCACCCAAACGCCATTGTTCAGAATACGGTAAGCTACCGATTTTTCTCTATTAAGTGAATTCTCGATATCATTTTCTGGCAAAATCA
It includes:
- a CDS encoding IS110 family transposase; its protein translation is MAECGDLRRFNTEAQFSSYIGLVPGVYNSGDSEKCLGITPRSRSQFKSYLIEAVWVAIRKNIEIQKYYRKHQDKNVKSIIFKVAHKMARRILSVIKTETLYQINHNLGSRTIKNKQSITILISSIIQEK
- a CDS encoding DUF418 domain-containing protein, with protein sequence MTKDNQQIVQPSERIYILDILRGFAVFGILAVNIMAFSLPNHDFSQMIINSESPKWYDQLALWFNEYFTEGKFYIIFSFLFGLGFSVQLSRAEAKGSNILSFYPRRLLILLGFGILHSFFWWGDVLRIYALLGFVLLAFRKLSNQWLLVLAALCFVLSGLVTAFPAVFGEGSGAPSDSILKSILFGLTHMGPFVMGMFFLGRIAGQIKVFEKLRQYKDLLPKIIIFGLIISVGLRVIVSVFTTKPGGIETHLKGLSDMALAAVYVSALSLLSLRENMAKYLNPMGYVGRMALTNYIVQTIICVGFFRIFDLEGKVNAGLLLLMTLMIYGFQLLYSRWWLRRFKYGPMEWFWRSFTYGKMQSFRLK
- a CDS encoding GNAT family N-acetyltransferase, translating into MQITLELLEKEHKQQFIKYNQIAFQKAYTEEFGESDEMILPENDIENSLNREKSVAYRILNNGVWVGGIILSIHKITHHNSLDLFFINPDVHSKGVGTKAWAMVEKMYPETKVWETHTPYFEKRNIHFYVNKCGFKIVEFFNPRNQDPHMPHTSSDGLDYSFRFEKVMINH